AATATAAACTGAGATATCGTCAATCAATATGGTGTCAGGAGGGTAGAAACGGCCCAAAAGTTACCGCGGACTTATTCCCCTTTCGGGTGTTGTATTCGTCGCCCTCCCGACTCTGGTCGGGGTGTGACCGCGCGGTGCGTTCACTAAATGACAGGCATAAAAAATCCAACACTGACGGGGTTGGTTCTGACCGCTAATGGGAGGTTTCTACGCCTCACAGATAAACAATAAAGGAAACAGGCTAGTCTGTCAATTCAGGCACTGCGTATTGACGTACTCCTGCAACGCTCTCAGGGCTGTCTGGTCTCGGATAATTCCGGCCCGGATAGCGAGAACGTTTTCTGCAGCAGACTCAGAGAGTTCGACGGTGGTAGTAGTGTCCACGCCGGGGGTGCTGGTGGTTTGGGCAGTGGCTGGCACGGTGGTGCATTTACCTGCGACCCGCACCCGGCCACCAGCAGCCAGACGCTGGCGCAGAGAATCGTTTTCAGCGTTTGCAATGGCTAACTCCTGTGTATATTTCGCGTCAAGTGCCGCTGCGTCACGCTCGCGTCGCGCCATATCGGTGATGGTATTGTTCGCCAGCCTGAGGTTGTTTTCTGCTGTGTTTGCACGTTCCCGTTCATTTGTGTATTTGCCGTGGTAGTGAACAGCCGAACAGACAGCCACACCACACACGGCCACGATTGCCAGTTGATAACGCCAGTTCACGACTATTTACTCACCCAGTTCGAGGACAGAATCCCCTGACTCGGAATAGGCAACCAGCCCGGAATACTCAGGAACGATACCCCCGTCCGTTGATTCAAATTCTGGGATAACAGTATCTGTGATTGTGTAGGCGGGCTGGCTGTTCTCCTCAGCAAATTTAGCCAGTTCTCTGATTTGTTTGATAGTCAGTGTTAGAGGTTCCACAATTTTCTCCTGTTTTCATGGTTACGAATATTTTTGCTCAAATAACTTGCGCTCTGCCTCACGCCGTTTAGTCAGTCCGGCCAGCACACGACCGCCTGATTTATTCCAGCGGGCAAATTCACGCGCAGCACCTGCGTAATCCCCCTGATTCAGACGTTTCAGTAGCGTGGAGGACGAGAACGAGCGCTGCCCGACGTTATAGGTGAACGACACCAGCGCGTCGAACTGGTTCTGATTCAGCCGTACCCGCACCAGTTTATTAACCGCCTGCTCAAACTGCACCACACCGCAGCGTAATAACCGCTCAGCTGTTTCCTGGTCAATCCTCAGTCCGGGTTTGATCGGTTTGCCGTCTACCGATTGTGTCCATCCGTATCCTATTGTCCATGGCGCGTGTCCTGTTCCAGGGTCAGGATATGCTGATAGACTACAACCCTCGAATCGTTTAATGAGTTCGATGCCGTTTTCTGATATTTGCACGAAAAAATA
The sequence above is drawn from the Enterobacteriaceae bacterium ESL0689 genome and encodes:
- a CDS encoding lysis protein produces the protein MCGVAVCSAVHYHGKYTNERERANTAENNLRLANNTITDMARRERDAAALDAKYTQELAIANAENDSLRQRLAAGGRVRVAGKCTTVPATAQTTSTPGVDTTTTVELSESAAENVLAIRAGIIRDQTALRALQEYVNTQCLN
- a CDS encoding lysozyme → MQISENGIELIKRFEGCSLSAYPDPGTGHAPWTIGYGWTQSVDGKPIKPGLRIDQETAERLLRCGVVQFEQAVNKLVRVRLNQNQFDALVSFTYNVGQRSFSSSTLLKRLNQGDYAGAAREFARWNKSGGRVLAGLTKRREAERKLFEQKYS